One genomic segment of Gammaproteobacteria bacterium includes these proteins:
- a CDS encoding MBL fold metallo-hydrolase, whose product MNISFHGADRGVTGSCHLVQCGDKQVLIDCGLYQGGHELREENRQPFGFDPAAVDYLLLTHAHLDHCGRIPLLVQQGFKGEIITTAASRELARLVMLDSANLQEQEAEWQSRKAARHGKKGEQITPLYTLLDALNSLDYFGRSARYGKSLQLDEGIQATFVDAGHILGSACVLLELEEDGQQRRVLFSGDLGYSNRAILRDSAPPPAADVVVMETTYGDRLHKPLQPSIDELYEAVSDTFQRGGNVIIPSFALERTQEILYALREGVMSGKLPAAMQVFLDSPMAISATEIFQRHPECYDKKTGKLFRKGEDPFGFPGLHFTRETRDSMALNQITAGAVIIAGSGMCTGGRVRHHLKHNLWRRDSSVIFVGFAARGTLARQIVDGAKQVRIYGEEIQVRARIYTIGGFSAHADRGELLAWHQQIGNPDTTYLVHGEEQVMASFADQLKPSQVIMPKLHQAFSLSR is encoded by the coding sequence ATGAATATTTCCTTTCACGGTGCTGACCGTGGTGTTACCGGCTCTTGTCACTTGGTACAGTGTGGTGATAAGCAGGTGCTGATCGATTGTGGCCTCTATCAGGGAGGGCACGAGCTGCGCGAGGAGAACCGCCAGCCCTTCGGCTTTGATCCCGCTGCGGTGGATTATCTACTACTGACCCATGCTCACCTTGACCATTGTGGGCGTATTCCATTGTTGGTTCAGCAAGGCTTTAAGGGTGAAATTATCACCACGGCGGCCAGTCGTGAGCTGGCTAGACTGGTGATGCTGGACTCTGCAAACCTCCAAGAGCAGGAGGCCGAGTGGCAGTCGCGCAAGGCGGCTCGTCATGGAAAAAAGGGCGAGCAGATTACACCGCTTTACACGTTGCTGGATGCCTTGAACAGCCTGGACTATTTTGGGCGCAGTGCACGATACGGAAAATCGCTGCAACTGGATGAGGGTATTCAGGCCACTTTTGTCGATGCCGGGCATATTCTCGGTTCTGCTTGTGTGTTGCTGGAGCTGGAAGAGGATGGCCAGCAACGGCGGGTACTTTTTTCAGGCGACCTGGGCTACAGTAACCGAGCTATTCTGCGTGATTCGGCACCACCCCCCGCAGCCGATGTGGTGGTGATGGAGACTACCTACGGTGATCGCTTACACAAGCCGCTGCAACCCTCTATTGATGAGCTGTATGAAGCAGTTTCCGATACCTTTCAACGGGGTGGCAATGTGATTATCCCCAGCTTTGCTCTGGAGCGTACTCAAGAGATTCTATACGCCCTCCGTGAGGGAGTAATGAGTGGCAAATTGCCAGCGGCAATGCAGGTGTTTCTTGATTCGCCGATGGCCATCTCCGCCACCGAAATCTTTCAACGTCACCCTGAGTGTTACGATAAAAAAACCGGCAAACTGTTCCGCAAAGGGGAGGATCCTTTTGGCTTTCCCGGCCTGCACTTTACCCGCGAGACAAGAGATTCTATGGCCCTTAATCAGATCACGGCAGGTGCGGTGATTATTGCAGGTTCAGGTATGTGTACTGGTGGACGGGTGCGCCATCACCTTAAACATAATCTGTGGCGGCGTGACAGTAGTGTAATATTTGTCGGTTTTGCCGCCCGTGGCACATTGGCGCGCCAAATTGTTGATGGTGCAAAGCAGGTGCGTATCTATGGAGAGGAGATACAGGTGCGCGCCCGCATCTATACCATTGGTGGTTTCTCTGCCCATGCGGATCGGGGTGAGCTACTGGCTTGGCACCAG